In the genome of Fusarium poae strain DAOMC 252244 chromosome 1, whole genome shotgun sequence, the window AAATGGCTTCGCCGATGTCGACcccaagaagatgaagaaggacgGCTCTGGTCGAGGCAATTGGTATGTTACCCCAATTCACCCCTGTTCACCCCTGTTCACCCTTGCCCCACAAAGCACTTACACTACTTACAGGGGAACTGTCAACGATGATATCGCTGGCGAGCAGTTCACCTTTACCAATACTCGCCGCCGCTCCAACAGTAGCAGCTTTTCTCATGTTGCCGATTTCAAGACAAAGTTTGAGGTCAACGAGCCCGAGCCCGTTTTTGAGGAGTCGCTCCACGGTCCTGAGGAGGAAGACCATGAAGACCTCACCAAGACCGACTCTTCCGAGAGCGGTCGATCTTCGTCTTGATCGATCTATTATATCATCACTGAGGGGTCGGTAATTGCTGCTTGTTGCTCTGTATACTGGCAGCAGCACATCAGGTGGATGGCATGTACTGAAATTGTGAGGGGCGTTTGATCTTTAATCTACAACTACGAAACGAGATGCGATGGAATGACAGGAAGCCGGAAAACAACGCCGTTATGGCGACAACTACGGATCAAACAGTTTGAAAGATATGGCGGCGATTGTGATGGGGCCAAAAGGCTCTCAACTTACTGATCTCTACGTAGATCCTGGCTTTTACGACCGGCTGCGAAGTTATCTTCCAAGCGGAACGATGTATCACTTGTATCATTATCTTAATTAGCTCTAACATTGAAGCGGGCAATACAGCTGGTCACAGCTGACGAACATTAAACAAAAACACACCATTAATATGTTACGTGAAGACGAACTTGATACCATAGTATGGTCTCATTTGTATGAATGTTCTATCCGTCTCTTGTTCTCCTACCCCACTTGCTTAAATTGACAGGCAAACCGGTAGCCATATCAGTGCCGATCTATCGGGCACCGCACAGCGATCCGGACAAAGGGcagctattaaataagaataatctCCCTCGGGCCCCATCTCACGCTGTGACATTGCTCATTTCCATGATGGACTTTTGAAATCTTGCTGTACCGATGCTTGAGGTATAGTAACAAATAGTAATACAGTTGTCAATACATCAAAGTGATATGTTTACAAAGTGTCTTTGGACTTAGTGCCGCTTCCAGCACTATTCTCAGGAGAAGCAGGGATAAAAACACTTGTTATATCCTTCATAGGTAGGTAACTATGTACCGGTCTTTTCATTGGATTATCAGAAGCAGTCGTTGCCGGTGGAGCACAGCTCCATCATCATGCAGAAAACCCGCTATAGTGCCACTAAGACCGCAGGGGGGTTCGTTATCGAGCAGCTTTAACCTCCAAGAGTATAAAGAAAAGTCAGGTTCGCCAAAAACAGGTTCTGGATTCGTTGATccattatattaaagaaatataaagctGCTTTGGTTTGTAAGATATACTTTACTCATAAGTAGAACATCATAAACTTCTCATGTGTACCGATTCCTGTTAACCGCCTCAGTCGAACCTTCAATATGCCTGTGCCATGAGTCAAGCCACCAAGGCTGAGGAGGCTGAGAAATGATCCGTGCGTTACCACGCTTCGAATATGGTGTCGTCGAAATTTCGTGGTTGCGAGGCTGGCACATACCTAGTACATGAACATTAAATGCTTGCACGATTTCGCGACATCTTTTGCGATACTTTTTGATTCATAAGCTCACCACTCCCACTCCGACACATCAACAGAAACTCGATACCGCTTTCGGTAAATTATTAAACCAAAATTATATTCAATTAAGCCTCACGCGTCGCAATTGCAGAACAAATCATCACCATGCCCATCGCTCCCGCTTATCACGAGTCTCTTCCATGTAAGACTTTGCTGTGTGGCTAACTTAGTATCTGTGTTCTCTTTTACTAATATTCTCTACAGATGTCGACCAGGAACCAACTCCGGAAGCCCTTGCCGCCGCCCGCGCCCTGATCACCGCTGAAGCATCCTCTCAAACACCCCAACCCTCCTCCAACACAGAGCCTTCTTTCTCTCCCGCGATAACAGCTGAACTCGAGCGCGTTTCCAAATCCACATCACTTGCGCCTCTGGATTTGAGTCGATATGAGGCTCCATCCCCGAGCGCTCCCCCTGCGACTGCCCTGCCAGCTGCTGCTGTCGCCCATAGCTATCTCTCCTCGCGCCTCACAAACCTAGAGCTTCTCGAGAAGTGGGGGAAGAATGCGTGGTTATTAGGGAACCACGGACTTGAAGCAGAGCTCCAGGCACTTGAGCGTGA includes:
- a CDS encoding hypothetical protein (BUSCO:54101at5125), giving the protein MPIAPAYHESLPYVDQEPTPEALAAARALITAEASSQTPQPSSNTEPSFSPAITAELERVSKSTSLAPLDLSRYEAPSPSAPPATALPAAAVAHSYLSSRLTNLELLEKWGKNAWLLGNHGLEAELQALERELAATKREVDILNLERQKRQNAVGAEIKTLDDTWRAGVGRVLETEVAVEELRRRIREELARRAR